In a genomic window of Halorientalis sp. IM1011:
- a CDS encoding glycosyltransferase family 2 protein: MYEGNTVGAVIPAYNEAGHIGDVIETLPEFVDRAYVIDDASTDETWTEIQTHADRVNEQTADPAVVTDGGVELDPQVVPLQHEENRGVGGAIKTGYEHTRDDGIDVTVVISGDGQTEPDIVERIVAPVAEDRADYAKGNRLLDRDNEDMPAFRQFGNVTLSALTKIASGYWSVMDPQNGSTAISLEALEKVEIDELYEDYGFANDLLVRLNVHEMRIADVARRAVYKDETSHISYRSFVPKLSALLLRDFLWRLRAKYLVREFHPLAILYPLGAFAVGTGGLALLSRLTDHGEDPGVVESLVLTMLGVVCLFLSMVTDRQNNDHLQIREDTRDDV, from the coding sequence ATGTACGAGGGTAACACCGTCGGTGCCGTGATTCCGGCCTACAACGAGGCCGGACACATCGGCGACGTGATCGAGACGCTCCCGGAGTTCGTCGACCGCGCCTACGTGATCGACGACGCCTCGACCGACGAGACCTGGACGGAGATCCAGACACACGCCGACCGCGTGAACGAGCAGACGGCCGATCCGGCGGTCGTCACCGACGGCGGCGTCGAACTCGATCCACAGGTCGTCCCGCTCCAGCACGAGGAAAACAGGGGCGTCGGCGGCGCGATCAAGACGGGCTACGAGCACACGCGCGACGACGGAATCGACGTGACGGTCGTCATCTCCGGTGACGGGCAGACCGAACCCGACATCGTCGAACGCATCGTCGCGCCCGTCGCCGAGGACCGGGCCGACTACGCCAAGGGGAACCGACTGCTCGACCGCGACAACGAGGACATGCCCGCGTTCCGGCAGTTCGGGAACGTCACCCTCTCGGCGCTCACCAAGATCGCCAGCGGCTACTGGAGCGTGATGGATCCCCAGAACGGGTCCACCGCCATCTCGCTCGAGGCCCTGGAGAAAGTCGAGATCGACGAGCTCTACGAGGATTACGGCTTCGCGAACGACCTGCTCGTCCGACTCAACGTCCACGAGATGCGGATCGCCGACGTGGCGCGACGCGCCGTCTACAAGGACGAGACGAGCCACATCTCCTACCGATCGTTCGTCCCGAAGCTGTCGGCGCTCCTGCTCCGGGACTTCCTCTGGCGACTGCGGGCGAAGTACCTCGTCCGTGAGTTCCACCCGCTGGCGATCCTCTACCCGCTGGGCGCGTTCGCCGTCGGCACCGGCGGCCTGGCGCTTTTGAGTCGGCTCACGGACCACGGCGAGGATCCGGGCGTCGTCGAGTCACTCGTGTTGACGATGCTCGGCGTCGTCTGTCTGTTCCTGTCGATGGTCACGGACCGGCAGAACAACGACCACCTGCAGATCCGGGAGGACACCCGTGACGACGTCTGA
- a CDS encoding LpxD N-terminal domain-containing protein, with translation MDAYSTTEIAAALDLDHTGTPTRVTGVDALDRATATELSFCVYEDADPIRESDAGAVVCPPSVSPGDDTTLLVAERPKLAFARAVEQFFEPERPTGVHPSAAVADGATVGADTYIGPNVTVASCVTIGEGCTIRAGTTLGSEGFGFARDGSGTPHRLPHRGRVRIEDGVEIGANCSIDRAVFGETVVGPRAKLSGQVHLAHHVEIGADTLVASNCAFAGGAVLGDRVMCHPHAAVANDVRVGDDAELAANAGVLDDVDPGTTVAGTPATPIR, from the coding sequence ATGGACGCGTACTCGACGACCGAGATCGCGGCGGCGCTCGACCTCGACCACACGGGTACCCCGACCCGTGTGACCGGCGTCGACGCGCTCGATCGCGCGACGGCCACCGAGCTCTCCTTTTGCGTCTACGAGGACGCCGACCCGATCAGGGAGTCCGACGCGGGCGCGGTCGTCTGCCCGCCGTCGGTGTCGCCGGGTGACGACACGACGCTGCTGGTGGCCGAGCGGCCGAAACTCGCGTTCGCCAGAGCCGTCGAGCAGTTCTTCGAGCCGGAGCGGCCGACCGGTGTCCACCCCTCGGCGGCCGTCGCGGACGGGGCGACCGTCGGCGCGGACACGTACATCGGCCCCAACGTCACCGTCGCGAGTTGCGTGACGATCGGCGAGGGCTGTACGATCCGGGCGGGGACGACCCTCGGGAGCGAGGGATTCGGGTTCGCCCGGGACGGTTCGGGGACACCTCACCGATTACCCCACCGGGGTCGCGTCCGGATCGAGGACGGCGTCGAGATCGGCGCGAACTGTTCGATCGACCGGGCCGTGTTCGGCGAGACGGTCGTCGGACCGCGGGCGAAACTGAGCGGTCAGGTCCACCTCGCCCATCACGTCGAGATCGGGGCGGACACGCTCGTGGCCTCGAACTGCGCGTTCGCCGGCGGGGCCGTGCTCGGCGACCGGGTGATGTGTCACCCTCACGCCGCCGTCGCCAACGACGTTCGCGTCGGCGACGACGCCGAACTCGCGGCCAA